A single genomic interval of Rhodothermus profundi harbors:
- a CDS encoding putative LPS assembly protein LptD has product MPTTTPHAEGVHFSARDSLVLLLNTPQGDQGHLIGNARVQYRDIELTAYRIDLFFDQEELRATGLPVDTGVVGQPQFRQGSDTFTGLELRYNLRTQRGRVVNAQTRIEDGYLQAQVVKVTEDSVLYVQGGTYSTCPCTGGRAPSYSLRTSKMKVEGRWIYTGPIQLYLFNIPTPFWLPFGFLPAIEGRRSGPLPVQYGEDERGFYLRGWGWYWAISDYMDLQIRGGIWTKGSWQISPLFRYAKRYAFNGQLMLDYLHNRRGEKGDPDFTVTNTLSFRWTHNQTLGPSTTFSANVNLTSSSYLRAISERYNDRVRQTISSSIRYSKNWPQAGRSLNLSLSHQEVLTTGAVQLSFPQLSFSQRAFKPFRRGTSSRERWYERITVSYSGTLSNLFNFTPLPDETLLARGDTSALDISWYDALFSPSAYRRATGQEIPFQFRATHRIPVSASFSMRRLPVLNRPFPVTFSTSLNYQEDWFIRTERRSIDSTGRVVTRSVPGFFALRQFTTSLSASTTIYGLFPVRLGPFEGLRHTVRPSLSVAYRPDFSSDFWGYMRTYQDTSGRQIRYPIVPGVPVGRTQSLSFSLGNVFETKRVRTDTAGNVQRQTLQLLTVDLSTSYNFAADSLRLSPITLSARTSALGPLSLTSSLVLSPYALAADGRPINRYVFDLRKGRLARITSFRLSASLRLRSRTRPPAGEAAPPPRARFGDPFNPDPLTSPIPSLLDPALHYADFSIPWSLNLNFSYSMSRLAQRLTRSAILNLSFDFNLTPRWKIQGRSGYDFVRKELATTSLFIVRDLGCWQMSLSWIPFGRYQSYGFELYVKSGRLRDLLRLRQPRSDIRGRFRQLL; this is encoded by the coding sequence CTTCCAGTCGACACCGGTGTAGTGGGACAACCTCAGTTTCGCCAGGGCAGCGACACGTTCACCGGTCTAGAACTTCGGTACAACCTGCGCACCCAGCGAGGGCGCGTCGTCAACGCACAGACGCGCATTGAAGACGGCTACCTGCAGGCGCAGGTGGTCAAGGTTACCGAAGACAGCGTGCTGTACGTGCAGGGAGGTACCTATTCCACCTGTCCTTGCACCGGTGGCCGGGCTCCCTCCTACTCGCTCCGCACCAGCAAGATGAAAGTTGAAGGACGATGGATCTACACGGGTCCTATTCAGCTCTATCTGTTCAATATTCCAACCCCATTCTGGCTACCTTTTGGGTTCCTGCCGGCCATTGAAGGCCGCCGAAGTGGTCCGTTGCCAGTGCAATACGGCGAAGACGAACGCGGCTTTTATCTGCGCGGCTGGGGCTGGTACTGGGCCATCAGTGACTACATGGACCTGCAGATCCGCGGAGGCATCTGGACAAAAGGGAGCTGGCAGATCAGCCCGCTGTTTCGCTACGCCAAACGCTACGCCTTCAACGGCCAGCTCATGCTCGATTACTTGCACAACCGCCGTGGCGAAAAAGGAGACCCCGACTTCACCGTCACCAACACCCTTTCGTTTCGCTGGACGCATAACCAGACGCTTGGCCCTTCAACCACCTTCTCGGCCAATGTTAACCTGACAAGCTCCAGCTACCTGCGCGCCATTTCCGAACGCTACAACGACCGCGTACGCCAGACCATCTCTTCCAGCATTCGCTACAGCAAGAACTGGCCGCAGGCAGGCCGCTCACTTAATCTGTCCCTCTCTCATCAGGAAGTGCTGACAACCGGTGCCGTGCAGCTCTCCTTTCCCCAGCTTTCCTTCTCCCAGCGGGCGTTTAAACCGTTTCGCCGGGGTACCAGTAGCCGAGAACGCTGGTACGAACGCATTACGGTTAGCTATAGCGGTACGCTGAGCAACCTGTTCAACTTCACCCCCCTTCCCGACGAAACGCTGCTGGCCCGTGGCGACACCAGCGCGTTGGACATTTCCTGGTACGACGCCCTCTTTTCACCCAGCGCCTACCGACGAGCAACCGGCCAGGAAATCCCCTTTCAATTTCGCGCCACCCATCGGATTCCGGTATCGGCCAGCTTCTCCATGCGCCGCCTGCCGGTGCTCAACCGACCGTTTCCGGTCACTTTCTCAACCAGCCTGAACTATCAGGAAGACTGGTTCATTCGCACCGAACGCCGAAGCATAGACAGCACCGGCCGCGTAGTAACCCGCTCTGTTCCCGGCTTCTTTGCGCTGCGCCAGTTCACCACCAGCCTTTCGGCCTCGACTACCATTTACGGGCTGTTTCCCGTTCGCCTTGGTCCCTTTGAAGGCCTGCGGCATACAGTGCGCCCCAGCCTGAGCGTCGCCTACCGCCCCGACTTTTCCTCGGACTTCTGGGGCTACATGCGTACCTACCAGGACACGAGCGGCCGACAGATCCGCTATCCTATCGTCCCGGGTGTTCCAGTGGGACGCACCCAGAGCCTCTCATTTTCTCTGGGCAATGTGTTTGAAACCAAGCGGGTTCGCACCGACACCGCTGGCAACGTCCAGCGCCAGACGCTGCAACTGCTTACCGTGGATCTATCGACCAGCTACAATTTTGCTGCTGATTCGCTACGTCTGTCTCCCATCACCCTCAGCGCCCGCACGTCGGCACTGGGACCGCTGAGCCTGACCTCTTCCCTGGTGCTCTCGCCTTACGCGCTGGCTGCCGATGGTCGCCCGATCAACCGCTACGTGTTCGATCTGCGCAAGGGGCGCCTAGCCCGCATCACCAGCTTCCGGCTCAGCGCTTCACTGCGGCTCCGAAGCCGCACCCGTCCGCCTGCCGGCGAAGCCGCTCCCCCGCCTCGCGCCCGCTTTGGCGATCCTTTTAACCCCGATCCCCTTACAAGTCCCATCCCTTCACTGCTGGACCCAGCCCTCCATTACGCCGACTTTTCCATTCCCTGGTCGCTTAACCTGAACTTCAGCTATAGCATGAGTCGCCTGGCCCAACGCCTTACCCGCAGCGCTATCCTGAACCTATCCTTTGATTTCAACCTGACGCCTCGGTGGAAAATCCAAGGCCGCAGCGGCTACGATTTCGTCCGAAAAGAACTGGCCACCACCAGCCTGTTCATTGTGCGCGATCTGGGCTGCTGGCAAATGAGCCTTTCGTGGATTCCTTTTGGTCGCTACCAGTCCTATGGATTCGAGCTGTATGTCAAAAGTGGACGCCTGCGCGACCTGCTGCGCCTGCGGCAGCCGCGCTCAGACATCCGCGGCCGTTTCCGGCAACTGCTTTAA
- a CDS encoding BON domain-containing protein encodes MVRLAFWHRFSKATRTDRKLVRRLARRIEADRTLAEMTSVHVYVLEGHVTLYGFVRGEAARRRLLEVVHAVPGVRSVQASLQVLPEEEPALVEA; translated from the coding sequence ATGGTTCGATTAGCCTTCTGGCATCGCTTTTCAAAAGCTACCCGCACTGACCGGAAGTTAGTGCGCCGGCTGGCTCGTCGGATTGAGGCCGACCGAACGCTGGCCGAAATGACCAGTGTGCACGTGTACGTCTTAGAAGGCCATGTAACGCTGTATGGCTTTGTTCGGGGCGAAGCGGCGCGCCGTCGGTTGTTAGAAGTGGTGCATGCGGTACCGGGCGTGCGTTCTGTGCAGGCCAGTTTGCAGGTATTGCCTGAGGAAGAACCTGCCTTGGTAGAAGCCTGA
- a CDS encoding GNAT family N-acetyltransferase: MPARTQLTGALEIREGLEGLTPGRIMTLYRRAPLLRPVDDPRRVWQMFENASLVLTAWHEGRLVGIARVLTDGVLYSYLCDLAVEPDVQGLGIGRRLIEAVLERCKGTELVLRDSDISAGFYARLGFERVRNAWMRRA, from the coding sequence ATGCCGGCCCGCACGCAACTAACCGGGGCGCTGGAAATTCGGGAAGGGCTGGAGGGGCTGACGCCCGGACGCATCATGACGCTCTACCGGCGCGCGCCTCTCCTGCGGCCCGTCGATGATCCTCGGCGCGTCTGGCAGATGTTCGAAAACGCTTCCCTGGTGCTGACTGCCTGGCACGAAGGGCGGCTGGTCGGTATCGCCCGGGTGCTGACCGACGGCGTGCTTTACAGTTACCTGTGCGACCTGGCCGTTGAACCCGATGTGCAAGGACTCGGCATCGGACGCCGGCTGATCGAAGCCGTGCTGGAACGATGTAAAGGAACGGAACTGGTGTTGCGCGACTCCGATATTTCAGCCGGCTTTTATGCCCGACTGGGTTTTGAGCGGGTCCGCAACGCCTGGATGCGTCGCGCCTGA